The following nucleotide sequence is from Sulfolobales archaeon.
AGGAGTTCCTTACTATGAGACTATCACTTGTGAGAGGCTATAAAACATTTAGAGTATATGATGCTAATAATCCTACCAGGGAGCTAGAGGAGATAGCGATTCTCTCTATGAGCCCAACACCATTAGATGTTGAGATGCTCTTTGAGCGGAGCCCCAGGGGAGATGTTATTCTAAGCGAGATCTCCCCTCCAATGGGCCCCTCAGCACCGCTTAAAAGGATAAGCATCACCTCCTCAAAGCCTTTGGAAAGGGTTGTTGAGAAGGTGTATAGTGATAGAGATCTCAAAGCCAGCGAGGCAATAGCTATTCTATATAGAGGAGGTATAGATGTGCATAGGATCTCTAGGATCCTCAGTATAGGGGCTATTGGTAGGAAGAGGAGGCTAGTTCCTACTAGGTGGGCCATAACAGCTGTTGACAAGATAGTCTCTGACACATTATTGGAAAGGGTTAAAGAATATAAATTGTTAGATAGTGTTTTACTATTTAAGAGATCGGTTGATAAAAACCTCTTCATAGCTATTATGATACCACATACATGGGCATTCGAGTGGGGGGAGGCATGGTATCCAGGAACCACCTGGAATATGTGGGGATCCGAACCCTGGGTCGAGATCGACTACGAAGGCTACCATGGCAGGAAAGACTATCCAGGGATTGGTGGGTGCTACTACGCATCAAGACTAGCAACGCTTGAAGCTCTGAGCCATATGAGGAGACAGGCTGCTGTTATAACGTGGAGAGAGATATATGAGGGGTTTAATCTACCTATTGGTGTTTGGTATGTTAGGGAGAATATGAGGGCCATGTATAGGTCTAAGCCGGAGGAATTCAGCGATTTAGGCGAAGCGTTAAAAAGGGTTGGGGAGATCATGAGAACCCCTATAAAGAGGTTTCTAGCTAGATCAGGCGTCTATTCCCTACTCACCTCGAAGAAGATCACAAGCTATATTGGTGATAGAACTTGATACCCAAGAAGATCATCGAGATAAAGGTATCTAAAGCCCTGTATAGGTCAAAGCTCCCAGATCTAGATTATAGCATTAATCCATATCAAGGATGTACCTTTGGATGCATCTACTGCTATGCTAGAGACTTCACAGGGATAAGGGAGGCTGCGGATAACTGGGGCGAGGTGGTTGCTGTTAAGATAAACTTCGTTGAGGTGCTCAAGAAAGAGATTCTGAGGGGTGCTAAGAAAGGCGTTGTTGGTGTCTCCACAATAACGGATCCATATATGCCTATAGAAGCTAAGTACCAGCTTACAAGAGGATCTTTAGAGCTTCTTTTAAAATATAGATTTAGGGTATCTATACAGACAAAGTCTCCCCTAGTCCTGAGGGATTATTATCTGTTGAGACACTTCAGAGAGATCGTAGATGTTGGTATGACCATAACCACAATGGATCCCTCGCTAGCTAGGGTAATAGAGCCAGGAGCCCCCCACCCACTTGCGAGGGCCAGGGCTCTTGAGAAACTCTCTAAAGCCTGGATCTATACATGGATATTCCTTGGACCCATAATACCTAGCCTTAACGATAGTGAGGAGCATATAGAACCGGTTATAGAGGCTGCTAGAGCAAGCGATAGCTT
It contains:
- a CDS encoding Nre family DNA repair protein yields the protein MRCRGSKYLCGLAYCPIVVETIASIRVKRAERGELDGSSPPSVFIGREGYPFVRVYPASPPVKGDTSHYEDPSKWIHMDLEEFLTMRLSLVRGYKTFRVYDANNPTRELEEIAILSMSPTPLDVEMLFERSPRGDVILSEISPPMGPSAPLKRISITSSKPLERVVEKVYSDRDLKASEAIAILYRGGIDVHRISRILSIGAIGRKRRLVPTRWAITAVDKIVSDTLLERVKEYKLLDSVLLFKRSVDKNLFIAIMIPHTWAFEWGEAWYPGTTWNMWGSEPWVEIDYEGYHGRKDYPGIGGCYYASRLATLEALSHMRRQAAVITWREIYEGFNLPIGVWYVRENMRAMYRSKPEEFSDLGEALKRVGEIMRTPIKRFLARSGVYSLLTSKKITSYIGDRT
- a CDS encoding radical SAM protein; the encoded protein is MIPKKIIEIKVSKALYRSKLPDLDYSINPYQGCTFGCIYCYARDFTGIREAADNWGEVVAVKINFVEVLKKEILRGAKKGVVGVSTITDPYMPIEAKYQLTRGSLELLLKYRFRVSIQTKSPLVLRDYYLLRHFREIVDVGMTITTMDPSLARVIEPGAPHPLARARALEKLSKAWIYTWIFLGPIIPSLNDSEEHIEPVIEAARASDSLVVFDMFNIYDRAWNIMKERLDKGEIMKIYKTVKYGSEGYWSRIRRKVFKICSKHSVTCIDYQWYDPWDKRSNWANWRKAWYKDKKRRSIEFNFLDNWTTG